GAACCGGGCGTAGAGCAGGTCCAGAGTTTCGACCAGTTCCCGCACCTGGGTCGCCCGCTCTTCCAGTTTCGCGCGGGCGCCGCTCACGTCCTCGGGCGGGTCCGGCATTTTGCACGAGCCCACGCCCAGCGTCTCCGCCTGGAGCGTGAGTTCGTACTGCTGGTCGTGCCGGACCATCGTGAGTCCCATCTTCCGGGGCAGCTTCCCGGCCTGCACCGCGCGCCGGGCCTCGGGCAGCCGGGTCGGGCCTTCGCTCGCAATCGTCTCGCTCCCGGTCACCCCGCGCGGGCACTCTAGGGACAGCGTTCGGGCCGGCATCAGGACGACATCGCTCCCGTCGCTCAAGGTGAGCGTGTCCGATTCGCGATCGGTCAGGAACCAGAGCCAGAGCAGATACTCGTTGCCCAGAAAGTCAGCCGGCCCACCACCCGGAACCCAGGCCACTTCGTCCCCCGCCCCGGGGACGAACCCGGACGGCGCGTCGGCCGCGCCGGTCAGCCCCAGCGCGCCCGCGGTCCGTTCGGCCTGGCGCCCGGCCGTGAGCAGTTCCAGCGGGTGCCCGAAGGTGCGCTGGAACAGGTCCGCGAAGCGTTCCACTTGAGAAGTCGAGGTGGCACCGAACAACACTTCATTGGAGGCCCGGTCCCAGAGCACCGGGGTACACTTGCGGCGCTTGAAGCGCCCGTCCTTGGCCTCGGCTTCCAGCCGGTCTCGGGCGCTCTCCTTGGCCTCGCGTTTCTGCTTGGCGGACGCGAACCCGCTCGGGTTGTCCTTGGCGAGCGCGGCCAGGTCGGACTCGTAGTACGCTTTGAGCAAGTCGCCCGGGAGCCGGTCCGTGTCCACCCGCATGTCGAAGTGCAGGGTGTCGTTGATGACGTTCTTGCCCAGGTCGAACGCGAGGTCGAGAACGGACTTGCCGGCCGACCACCCGACCTCGATCCCGTCCGCCGCGGCCACGGCCTGGCGCCCGGCCGCGTGCTCGCTCAGGCACGCGAGTTGATCGTCGTCGAACAGGTGCGGGGCCGGCCCCCCAACCGCGAATCGGAGGAACGTGACGCGCCCCGTGAAGAACCCCATACCCGCACTCCAGTCCAAATACGTCCAGGTCGACTTACCGCTTCAGCAATTCGACCATCGGGTGCGCGGACTTGAGCCGAAATGCGGCACCCGCGGGAACGTGGGAACGGTGCGACGGAGTATTCGTCACATTCAGCCCAATCGCTCGCCCGATCCCACCGGGCGAGCCCCGCAAGGGGGCGGGTGGATCGTACAAAATAGGTACCCGTCGGGACCGAACACCGAGAGGGACGCGCGCGTTCTCCGGGCGGTATCTGGTTACAGGGAGCCGGTGATGAAGAAGTGCCCGTACTGCATCGCGGACATCCCCATTGAGGCCAAGAAGTGCAAGTTCTGCGGCGAGTGGGTCGAACGGCCCGAACCCGCGGCGCCCGGCCCCACCGAGATGAAGCTGACGGTTCAGCCCCCGACGCGCCCGGGGCCGACAAAGGACTGCCCGTACTGCTCCGCAGAGATCCCGAATGACGCATGGACCTGCATGTACTGCAAGCAGAACGTGATCGGCGGTAAGCCGGCGGCGGTGGGAGGAATGGTAGCCGTCCTACTCATCGCGGCGATCTTTATCTTCGGGATCTGGGTTCCCGGATGTATCGATATGCAGAGGAAGCACAAGGAATTCGACCAAGAGTGGAACCGGGTACGGCAGGATCAGGACAAATTCTTCGGGCGCTAGGCGCCGGGCGGATATTCTGAGGCAGGTTCCGGAGTACGACCGATGACCGAAGCGGAGTGGCTGGCGTGCGAAGACCCAAGTAGACTTTGGCTTTGGATTCAGAACAGAGTTGACTGGCGAAAGGCAACTCGGTTCTGTGTGGCATGTTCTCGGCATGCGATCACCTCCACTCTCCCTGGAGACGTCGCAGCCCTCATGGACTTGGTAGAGCAATCGTTGACCCAAGGAGACGGGCGATTCGATGGTTACCTTCAACCTCTTATGCCGCAGGGAGAAGTTCGCATGTCCGTCGTCCGGGCGGGCCTGGAGTTAGAGGGTAAAACCCTTCAACACGCTGTGCGCGGCATTGTCGCTAGCAAATGTCAGGATTCACCCATCGACTGTTTCGGTGCAATCAGTTTTCGATAACAGTGCGCACGCAGCATCTGATCCGGAGGCAGAATACGCGGTCCAAGCACCCTCTTCCGCTGCGTCTTTCAATACTCTTTTCGCCCCGTGGCCTTCTCCTCTTCGTGGCGCACCTCGGCGGCCGTAGCGCGCGCGGCGCAGATGTACGAGTCGCGTGAGTTCGGCGCGATGCCCATTCTGGCGGACGCGCTCCGGGACGCCGGGTGCGAGAGCGCTGACGTGCTCGATCACTGCCGCGGCGCGGGACCGCACGTGCGCGGGTGCTTGGGTCACAGACTTGGTGCTCGGAAAGCAGTAAAGACAGGGTTTGGCGACTGTACCAATAATGATCATATTTTCACTAAAAATCTTGATGTCGCTCCACTCATGCGCGTAGAATGCCCGATGATGGGATAGCGCGCGAGATATGGTGTGAGACGTTCGCGCACGAAGCGGGCCGAAAGAAAGCAAATGTTAGCCGGCGCGAGGAAAAATTGTCGTTTCCCCCGAGCGAAATGAAGGTACGCGCCCCGCGGCCCCGAAGTGTTAGCAAATGTTACTCGCGCACCGGACCCGATGAGGCGAATGAGTTCGGGGACGCGGTTCGTGAGGTTCGAGTGAGAATCTTCCCCGTGACGGAGCCCGCGTCATGAAGGTGAACTGCCCGTGCTGCTCGGCACAGGTGCCGGCCGCGAACTTTAACCTGGAGACCGGGTGGGCCAAGTGCGAAGGGTGCCAGGAACTCTTCGCACTCGCGCAGGTCGTTCCGGGCTTCGTCGCGCCGGGCTCTCAGGCGGGGCGGCCCGTTCCGCGTCCGTTCAACGCCCGCGAACTCGTAGAGCGTGCCAAGGACGAGCTGCTAATTCACGTCCCGGCCGAGGGCATGCGAGCAGCAACGTGCGGGCTATTGGGGTTCGCGACCGTGTGGCTCGCGTTCATCACGTTCTGGACCGCCGGCGCCCTGGGTATATTCGGCCCGGATGAACCGGACGCGGCCAATTGGGTGTTCGCGTCGTTCTCGATCCCGTTCTGGCTCATCGGGTTCGGGATGCTGGTCGGGGTCGTCTGGAAGGCCCGGGGGACGAAGTCGGTGCGCATCGACCGGGACGGGATGCGGACGCACTTGCGCTGTTTGGCATGGGCGCGGTCCCGGTACGTCCCGATCGATCGGGTCCAGCACGCCCGTAAGTACGAGCCCCAGGTGAAATCCGACGGACCGCCCCCGAACGGGGCCGAGATCGTGTACTGGGCCGGGTCGTTCGTGCTCCCCGCCGACAGCGAAGAAGAAGCGTGGTGGCTCATCGCCGAGATCAACGATTTCGTAAAAGCGACCGGTACCGCCTGAACCGGCTGATCGGAGTTCGTTTGGTTCAGGCGGTACCGGGCTACCTGACCGCCAGCCCGTCCAGCCAGAGGGTGAACGGATCGCCGCCGAAGGAATCCATCCCGATCCCGATCGCTTTCACCTGATTGGGGGCGAACTTGCCCTCGTCCGTAATCTCCCAACCGTTCGTCGCGGTGAGCGGGATGCGAAGCCGCTGCCACGACCACCGGGCCTCGCTCTCGCCGCCCGAGAGCAGGTTCCGACCCTTCGGTTTGATAACACGCTTCCCCTCTGGTCCGAACAGCGTCACTACCGGGCCAACGTCCTGCCAACCCGGGAGGTTGGGGTTCCGGTACTTGACCCACACGCGCAACTCGGTCTTCGCCGACCAGTCCCAGGTCGCGTCCTTCGCTTTCGGGTACACGGCCGTCGCGTAGGCGCCGGGGTACGGGTCCGGCCGGAGCCGCAGCGCGAACCCGCCGGCTACCGCGTCGCCGTCGTCGGCGAAGTGCATTCGCCCTTTCTTTTCCGGGTCGCCAGCGAACTCGTAGCCCCAGTTCCCGGAGTCGCCCTCCGTGCCGATCTCTTCCTCTCCCGCGGCCGACACGACCACATCCCGGAACCCGATGTCGGCCAGCGTGCCGTTGTCGACCGTCAGCCCCACGCGATACACGCCCGGCTCGGCGAACGTGTGTTCGATAGCCGCGCCCGACTTGATGCGCCCCGCCAGATCCCAGCGGAACCCGAGCTTCCCTCCAGCCGGGTCGCGACTGGCCGCGGCGCTGAACCGGACCGGCTTGCCAGCCACCGCCCGCGTCGGCCCTTCCAGGTGCGCCGAGGGCGCCCGCGTCACGGCCGGGTCGCCGCGCACTTCCCGCAAGTCGGCCACGTCTTCAAAGAAGTTGCCCTTGGCGTTCTTCTCGAAGGCGTTGTTGGCCAAGTACACGTCGGTCGCGTACTGGCCGTAAACGCCCCACTCGTTGTCGTGCGACCGGTTGTTCTGAACCACCCAGTGCCGGATGCGCCAGTCCTTGCCCTTCGACCCCAAGTCGCCCCGGAACACGATGCCCCCACCGCCGTTGTGGTGGACGTGGTTACCGTCCAGGACGAAGCGGCTGCCGGGGCCGTTGACGCAGACGATCCCCCCGTGCTTGAAGCCCGGTTCGGGCGCGTGGTGGTACCCCGTGGCCAGCCCGTTGTGGGCCGCTTCGTTGCCGATCAACCGAGTGTGGTCGCTGCCGCCCAGCCAGAACCCGTAGCTGCCGTGGTTGGCCTTGTTGCGGATGTAGGTATTGCCCGGAGACCAGCTCTCGATGCAGTTGTTGTTGGCGTAGCTCGTGTCGTTCTCGACGAACACGTTCCCGCGCGACACCCACCCATTCAGCACGCGGATGAAGATCCCGTCGCCGCCGTGGGTGACGTCGTTGCGGTACCAGTAGTTGTCATCGGCCCCCGTTTCGATCAGCACACCGGTGCTGTCGCGTGCGTGGACTTCGCCCTTGGCCCGGTCGATGCGAATGCCGTAGGAGAGGTTGTTGTTCAGGAACCGGTTGCGGGACGAGTGCCACAGCTTCGCGCAGACGTTCGAGCAGTGGGAGAAATCGTTGTCGCTGACGAGGTTGTCGTCACAGTCCGTCAGGTGAAGGCCGTCCCACACCCGGTTCGCGCGGTTCTTCGTGAACGTCGAGTGAGACACGCGGGTGAGAACGATGCCGCCGCGTGCGGGCAGTTCCCCCCAACCGTGCGCCATGTTGTGATAGTTGTCGGAGAAATCGCACCCCTCGACCCGCAGCGCGGTCGCCTCGGTAGCCCGTAGCCCGGTCGCGAACCCCTTCGCTTTGAGGTTCTTGATCGTGACGTTCGTGGCGCCCTCGATCCGAACCGCAATCCCGCCTCCTTCGAGTGATTTCGGGTTCCCCACTTCACCGCCGCCGACCAAAGTGGCCCCGTTGCCATCGATAGTGACGTGCGACGCGGTAACGACGAGCCGGGCATTGAGGGTCGCGCCCTTATCGAGCGTGATGTCCTTCGTGACGACGATTTCCTTCACCGCGCTCGGCTCTTTAGCCGCGGGCGGGTCGGCAGTCAGGGGAGAGAGTGAAATCAGCAGTAGCAGTAGGGGCACAGGAATCGTGAGTAAAACACGCATCGGACAGGCTCCTCCGAGGTTCGTGTGGGCCGCTCAGCGTTTAGAGTTGCGATCAGTCGGGTAGGAAGAGTAAACAGTGGGCGAACACGATCACGACGATCGAGTCGGGTGGGAGTGAGGATTACGGGTGCGTTCGGGTGAAGCAATTGTAGCAACCGCGCCCGAATAAAGCGCCCGGCTGAATCACACGACACTCACTAACGCGCACTTGCACCAGAAGCGGAATCGGTCACGCTAGAAACGAGAGAGCCGACCAATGACCGAAGCGGAATGGCTCGCGTGCGAAGACCTAGACAGGAGGCTAACGTTTCTCTGCGGAAAAGAAACACAGCGTAAACTCAGATTGTTCGGGATTGCCTGCTGCCGAGGTACTGTCGATGAAATCACTCACCGTAGAAACCAGCCAGCCCTAGCCCTCGCAGAACGGTTCGCCGATGGCTTCGCGACTCAGAGTGAGCGACGGAAGCAGTACGCCTTACTCACCTCGGACGCCGGCGACTATGCTCCAGATGTGTGCGTGGTGTCAGTGCTCCACCGTCACGCCTCCTTTGCAGCCCGTGAAGCGTCTTATTGGGCTTTGGTGGTAGCCGGAGTCGTAGCAGATAATCTCGTGCGAACTCAAGATGAACGCCCCCCGGCCATACAGTGGGCACACGCTCAAGAGGCAGCGCGACAAACTGACCTTATCCGCGACATTTTCGGGAATCCCTTCCGCCCCGTGACCTTCTCCCCCGACTGGGGCACCTCAACCGCAGTTGCACTCGCGTCCCAGATGTACGAGTCGCGTGACTTCGGCGCGATGCCCATCCTGGCCGACGCGCTTCAAGACGCAGGGTGCGACAACACCGATGTGCTCGACCACTGCCGTGATCCCGGACCCCATGTCCGGGGTTGCTGGGTGGTCGACCTCGTACTCGGGAAAGAGTGACATCGTGCTGGGCAGTATCTTCGCGCCGCCAGTTCACGCGCGGCGAGCGCGGCGGAGCAATCCGAAGGCGGACAACCCAATCCCGGCCAGAACCAGCGTGCTCGGTTCGGGCACGCCCGGCGGTGCGGGGACGGGAATCCGCGTCTCGGTGACGTTCGTGTCGGGCTTGTGGTCCTTCGAGCGCATGTTGTGGCCGACGAACACCCCGTCCTCACTGGCCCCGGACAGCGACGTGACCCAGAACTCCCCCAATTGGACCCGGCCCGCGGGGATCGTCGGCCCGGTGTACGTCCAAACGAGGTTCTCAACGGTGGAATCGTCGGGGACGTTGATGTACGGCAGCGACGGCCCGGTCATCGGGGTCGAAAGCGTCCAACCGGCTGGTGCGCCCGAGGCGCCCGAAACGAATCCGTTGAAGTCGTAGATGGTGAAGTAGTTACCGGCCTGGAGCGCGGTGTCGCTGGGCAGCGTGACGGAGTAAGTCCAACGGAACTTTCCACTTTCCGGAGTGACGGTCACGGCCACCGGGAGCAAGCCCGCACGAGCGGGGAGAGCGGTGAACGCGGCCAAAACGACTAGCGCGAACCCGAACGCCATAGGGCGAGGGAACAACATAAGGTGCCTCTACTTGGGGTGAATGTGCCGAGTTTGGCGCTCGTGTGAAAAAAAATCAACTGCAACTTTGTAGCGCCCGAATACGAGCGGGGTGGGCCGTGGAGTTGCCCGCGGGTGCGTGGCACCTCAAGAGGAGCTTCTTCTCGGGGCTCGTGAAGTTGTCGGAAGTGTTGTTACGAAGAGGTCACAGAAAGCGCGCGTCACGGAGCGCGTCAATAGGCCGGGCGGAGGACCGGCCCCTCGTCGCTCAACAGTCCGTTGAGGCCCGCGGAGTACAGAACGTGCCGGACGTCACGCGGCTTCCCGTCCACAGCGACCGTTCGGCTCATCAACCGGACGCCGTGGCTGTAGTCGACGTACTTCTCCCCGTGGACGATGGTGAGCGGCTGGATCGGCTTGCCGTCCGCCTTGTGCCACCCGTAAATGGCGACCCGGTTCGACTTCTCGGCCAGTCGGTTCGACACCACGACGTCCTTTTTGGTGCCCGCGACCAGCGCGCCGAGCTTCTGCCCCGCCCGCTGTTCCTCGATGAGCGCGTTGTGCCGGGCGAATGTTGCAGAAGACTCACGGTCCTCGGTCATCGGCTTCGGGTCCAGCTTCACGGTTGATGCCCGATACACTTCGTCCACCACTTTGCGTGTCGGAAGCGCGCACCCGAATGCGTCCGCGATTCGGGCCGCTGTTTGGGGCGTCAGCGGCACGCGCACGAAGTCAGTGTCGCTGCCCACGGCCAGATAGTCCGGCATCACCTCGAAGACCGCCGTGTGCTCTTTGCCCGATGCGTCCTTCGCCTTCACGGTGACGTTCTGGAACGTGCGGAGGAAGTCCGGGATATTACCGCGGAGCACTTCTTCGGCGATCGCGTCTTCGCGCGCGGCCGGGGTGAGTTGGTCGAGTGTTTTAAAAAATGCGGCTCCGCCCGGGGCGTTGGGCGGGCGCTTCGGGATGCCGTGGGCGGGCTGACCCCACTTGGTGTACGCGCGCGGGCCACCGAACGTTCCCCACGCCGGTTTCGCGTCGGGGTCGGTCAGCCCGCGCAACAGCCCGTTCATCTCGCCCACAAGCGCCGTGTGCAGGATCTTGTTCTTCGGGTTCGCGTGGACGAGAAGCGCGAGCCGGCCGTCCAGCGCAGTACGGGCGGTGACGTCGTCCGCGGTCGTTTCGGCGAACGTCACGTCCGTGGCGAACCGCGTGCGCATGCGCCCGGTCGCGCGGAACGTCCCGCCGTCCAGCCCGATCACCTTCTTGCCGTCGAGTTCGATGTTGCGGTCGTCGTAGGCGATCACCACGAGTCGGCGGGAGCGGGCACCCGTAAGCCACGCGAGCAACTTGTCGCCGTGCTTGTCCGCGTCGGTGTACGAGTAGTTCGCGTCCAAAAACACGATCCGATCGATCCATTCCGGGATCGCGTCCGCGCTGTCGATCAGCCCGAACAGGAAGCTTCCGCCGCCACTGTGCCCGGCGAGCGTGACCCGCGCGGCGCCGCCCGGCACCCACCCGCGGAGCGCCTCGACGACCTTCAGCACGCGCGCCGGGCCGTCCCGGTACTTGCGCTTCCACGCGGGCCAGCTCAGCCCGTCCGCCTCGACGCACACGAGCACCACGTTCTCGTCTGACACGACTGCGCGGAGCGCCCGCACCTGGGCCGCGACGTGCTGGATGTCGAAGTGCCAGTCGAGTGCCTCGGCCCGGGCGCAGCCGAGCGTCTGCTCGATGCTGTTGCCGTTGGGCGTGGCATAGATCACCAGCCGGGTCGGTTTCTTGGGGTCGAACCGGGGCGGAGCGTTGGCGAGCGCCCGGACGCCCTCTGCGACCCACTCCTCGCGCACCCACTCGCCGAACCACGCGCTCGCCCGGAACCCCGGCAGAGGCGGTGTATTCGGCGCGGGAGCCGTGGGTGCAGAAGCGCCCAGTGCAAGCACGATAGGGAGCAAGTTCAACATGAGGCCGGTTCCGAGAGCCGGGAAGCAGTTCGCGGGCGAACGTCACTCCGTGATGCCCATCTGGTCGAGGATGAACGCGGTCGTGTACGCCACGTCCTTGAGCGCGTCGTACCGGCCGCTCGCCCCGCCGTGCCCGCCCACCATCCGGCACCGGAACACCACCGGGTTACTGTCGGTCTTCAGCGCCCGAACCTTGGCGGTGTACTTCGCGGGTTCGTGGAACAGCACTTGGCTGTCGTTCAGGCTCGTTTCGATCAGCATCGCGGGGTAGCTCTTCTTCGCGAGGTTCGTGTACGGACAGTACGTCCGCATGTACTCGAATTCCTCGCGCTTCTTCGGATTGCCCCACTCCAGAAACTCCTGCACGGTCAGCGGCAGGGACTCGTCGAGCATCGTGTTGATGACGTCCACGAACGGTACCTGGAGCACCGCCGCCTTGCACAGGTCCGGGCGCAGGTTCACCGTCGCGCCCACGAGCAGCCCGCCGGCGCTGCCGCCCTGGATCACGAGGCGCTCGCGTGCGCCGTACTTCTGCTCCACGAGGAAGTCCGCGCACGCGATGAAGTCGGTGAACGTGTTCACCTTCTTCAGCATCTTGCCGTCCTCGTACCACTGCCGGCCCATGTCCGCCCCGCCGCGGATGTGCCCCTGCGCGAACACGACCCCGCGGTCCAGGAGGCTCAGCCGCGTGGCGCTGAACCCCACGTTCGCGCTGGCCCCGTAGCTGCCGTAGCCGTACAGGAGCACCGGCGCGGTGCCGTCGCGCTTCAGCCCCTTCTTGTACACGATGGAGAGGGGCACCTTGGTGCCGTCCTTCGCGGTCGCGAGCACCCACTCGGAGGCGTACCGCGCCGGGTCGTAGCCCGCCGGGATCTCCTGCTGTTTGAGGAGCTTCCGCTCCTTCGTCGCCAGATCGAACGAGTACACCGACGCGGGCGTCACCAGCGACGTGTAGCTGAGCTGGATCGTCGTGGTGTCGAACTCCGGGTTCCGGCCGGGCGTCGCCGAGAACACCGGCTCCGGGAACTCGATCCGGTACGACGTGCCGTCCGCGAAGCGGTGGACCCGGATCTGCGTGACGCCGCCCTCGCGCTCGGAGATTACCGCGAACTCTTTGAACAGGCTCAGCCCCTGAATCAGTACGGCGCCCGAGTGCGGCCGGAACTCCTTCCACTTCTTCGGGTCGGTGTCGCGGACCGGGCAGGTGACGAGCTTGAAGTTGGTCGCGCGGTCACGGTTGGTGCGAATGTAGAACAGCCCGTCGCGGTGGTCCGCGGTGTACTCGTGCCCGGTCTCGCGCGAGAGCAGCGTCGTCCAGGTGCCCGCGGGGTCATCGGCCGCGAGGAACCGCTGCTCCGTGGTGGTCGAACTGGCGGACGCGGAGGTCAGGTACTTGCCATCGCGGGTGCGGGCGACGCCGAGCCGGAACAGTTCGTCCTTCTCCTCGTACACCAGCACGTCCTTTTCGCGCACCGCGCCCACGTCGTGGCGCCACAACTTGTGCGGGCGCTTAGCCGAGTCTTCGGTGATGTAGAACAGCGTTTTCCCGTCCGCGGCCCAAGCCACAGACGCGGCTTTCACGAACCGGTTATCGAGCGTCGTGCCGGTTGTCAGATCCTTGACGCTAAGCATGTACTCGCGGAATCCGGTGGTGTCCGTGAGAACAGCGATCCGCGCCCCATCATCCGACACGCTCGCGACCCGCGCCGACATGAACTTCTCGCCCTTCGCGAGTTCGTTCACATCGAGGATCACCTCTTCCGGCGCGTCGAGGGTGCCCTTCTTGCGGCA
This region of Gemmata massiliana genomic DNA includes:
- a CDS encoding zinc ribbon domain-containing protein: MKKCPYCIADIPIEAKKCKFCGEWVERPEPAAPGPTEMKLTVQPPTRPGPTKDCPYCSAEIPNDAWTCMYCKQNVIGGKPAAVGGMVAVLLIAAIFIFGIWVPGCIDMQRKHKEFDQEWNRVRQDQDKFFGR
- a CDS encoding S9 family peptidase, producing MPISLRFFALGSVAVLTLCGAVAAIDPTVSVPPVAKKVSTELRLHGATLVDDYAWLKDKKSPETIAYLEAENAYAEAVMKPTLKLQDTLYKEYLSRTKQTDLSVPYHEGGYWYYSKTAEGKQYPTYCRKKGTLDAPEEVILDVNELAKGEKFMSARVASVSDDGARIAVLTDTTGFREYMLSVKDLTTGTTLDNRFVKAASVAWAADGKTLFYITEDSAKRPHKLWRHDVGAVREKDVLVYEEKDELFRLGVARTRDGKYLTSASASSTTTEQRFLAADDPAGTWTTLLSRETGHEYTADHRDGLFYIRTNRDRATNFKLVTCPVRDTDPKKWKEFRPHSGAVLIQGLSLFKEFAVISEREGGVTQIRVHRFADGTSYRIEFPEPVFSATPGRNPEFDTTTIQLSYTSLVTPASVYSFDLATKERKLLKQQEIPAGYDPARYASEWVLATAKDGTKVPLSIVYKKGLKRDGTAPVLLYGYGSYGASANVGFSATRLSLLDRGVVFAQGHIRGGADMGRQWYEDGKMLKKVNTFTDFIACADFLVEQKYGARERLVIQGGSAGGLLVGATVNLRPDLCKAAVLQVPFVDVINTMLDESLPLTVQEFLEWGNPKKREEFEYMRTYCPYTNLAKKSYPAMLIETSLNDSQVLFHEPAKYTAKVRALKTDSNPVVFRCRMVGGHGGASGRYDALKDVAYTTAFILDQMGITE
- a CDS encoding right-handed parallel beta-helix repeat-containing protein, which produces MRVLLTIPVPLLLLLISLSPLTADPPAAKEPSAVKEIVVTKDITLDKGATLNARLVVTASHVTIDGNGATLVGGGEVGNPKSLEGGGIAVRIEGATNVTIKNLKAKGFATGLRATEATALRVEGCDFSDNYHNMAHGWGELPARGGIVLTRVSHSTFTKNRANRVWDGLHLTDCDDNLVSDNDFSHCSNVCAKLWHSSRNRFLNNNLSYGIRIDRAKGEVHARDSTGVLIETGADDNYWYRNDVTHGGDGIFIRVLNGWVSRGNVFVENDTSYANNNCIESWSPGNTYIRNKANHGSYGFWLGGSDHTRLIGNEAAHNGLATGYHHAPEPGFKHGGIVCVNGPGSRFVLDGNHVHHNGGGGIVFRGDLGSKGKDWRIRHWVVQNNRSHDNEWGVYGQYATDVYLANNAFEKNAKGNFFEDVADLREVRGDPAVTRAPSAHLEGPTRAVAGKPVRFSAAASRDPAGGKLGFRWDLAGRIKSGAAIEHTFAEPGVYRVGLTVDNGTLADIGFRDVVVSAAGEEEIGTEGDSGNWGYEFAGDPEKKGRMHFADDGDAVAGGFALRLRPDPYPGAYATAVYPKAKDATWDWSAKTELRVWVKYRNPNLPGWQDVGPVVTLFGPEGKRVIKPKGRNLLSGGESEARWSWQRLRIPLTATNGWEITDEGKFAPNQVKAIGIGMDSFGGDPFTLWLDGLAVR
- a CDS encoding PEP-CTERM sorting domain-containing protein, whose protein sequence is MLFPRPMAFGFALVVLAAFTALPARAGLLPVAVTVTPESGKFRWTYSVTLPSDTALQAGNYFTIYDFNGFVSGASGAPAGWTLSTPMTGPSLPYINVPDDSTVENLVWTYTGPTIPAGRVQLGEFWVTSLSGASEDGVFVGHNMRSKDHKPDTNVTETRIPVPAPPGVPEPSTLVLAGIGLSAFGLLRRARRA